A portion of the Apus apus isolate bApuApu2 chromosome 3, bApuApu2.pri.cur, whole genome shotgun sequence genome contains these proteins:
- the LRATD1 gene encoding protein LRATD1, with translation MGNQLDRITHLNYSELPTGDPSGIEKDELRVGVAYFFSDEEEDLDERGQPDKYGVKGSGSPGQETPTHHHHLHHHHHHQLVLNETQFSAFRGQECIFSKVSSGPQAGDLSVYSVSALPALCKPGDLLELLYLGPSEQPPPPHWAVYVGSGQIIHLHQGQIRQDSLYELAAGNVGRVVNSWYRFRPLVAELVVQNACGHLGLKSDEICWTNSESFAAWCRFGKREFKAGGELQAAAGPQPQQQYYLKIHLAENKVHTVRFHSLEDLIREKRRIDASGKLRVIQDLTIVDGKE, from the coding sequence ATGGGCAACCAACTGGATCGCATCACCCACCTGAATTACAGCGAGCTGCCGACCGGGGACCCCTCGGGGATCGAGAAAGACGAGCTGCGCGTCGGGGTGGCTTACTTCTTTTCGGATGAGGAGGAGGACCTGGACGAGCGAGGCCAGCCAGACAAGTACGGCGTGAAGGGCTCCGGCAGCCCTGGCCAGGAGACGcccacccaccaccaccacctccaccaccaccaccaccaccagctggTGCTGAACGAAACCCAGTTCTCCGCTTTCCGCGGCCAGGAATGCATCTTCTCCAAGGTCAGCAGCGGCCCCCAGGCTGGGGACCTCAGCGTCTACTCGGtgtcagccctgcctgccctctgcAAGCCGGgggacctgctggagctgctctacCTGGGGCCGTCggagcagccgccgccgccgcactGGGCGGTCTACGTGGGCAGCGGGCAGATCATCCACCTGCACCAGGGGCAGATCCGGCAGGACAGCTTGTACGAGTTGGCCGCGGGCAACGTGGGCCGGGTGGTGAATAGCTGGTACCGTTTTCGCCCGCTGGTGGCCGAGCTGGTGGTGCAAAACGCCTGCGGGCACCTGGGCTTAAAAAGCGACGAGATCTGCTGGACGAACTCGGAGAGTTTCGCCGCCTGGTGCCGGTTCGGGAAAAGGGAGTTCAAAGCCGggggggagctgcaggctgctgccggcccccagccccagcagcagtaCTATCTCAAGATTCACTTGGCGGAGAACAAGGTGCACACCGTGAGGTTCCACAGCCTGGAGGATCTAATCCGCGAGAAGCGCCGGATCGACGCCAGCGGCAAACTGAGGGTGATCCAAGACCTGACGATCGTGGATGGGAAGGAATAG